In one window of Burkholderia sp. NRF60-BP8 DNA:
- a CDS encoding helix-turn-helix domain-containing protein has protein sequence MEAPDQDFPVQDLLRRLMADTRSSSEIARLSGVSQPTVSRLRLSNGRRLRRSAPFNKLCSFYGVDTEPSRRRYNELLRDAIVDAWDGSDEHGRALLVVIQGLKDLQAKADDG, from the coding sequence ATGGAAGCCCCGGACCAAGATTTTCCCGTTCAAGACCTGTTGCGCCGCTTGATGGCGGATACACGCTCGTCCAGCGAAATCGCGCGACTTTCCGGGGTCAGCCAGCCAACCGTATCGCGCCTTCGGCTGTCGAACGGGCGCCGGCTGCGCCGCAGCGCGCCATTCAACAAGCTATGCAGTTTCTATGGTGTCGATACGGAGCCGTCGCGCCGCCGGTACAACGAGCTGCTGCGCGACGCGATCGTCGACGCGTGGGACGGCTCGGACGAGCACGGCCGGGCGCTGCTGGTCGTGATTCAAGGGTTGAAGGATTTGCAGGCGAAGGCCGACGACGGGTGA
- a CDS encoding energy transducer TonB produces the protein MRGRLNAGRGPDAAGRMVAVRIATGSGCPHLDAAARDAVLANRCATHAENGAPSPMRPRAPITFNLDE, from the coding sequence GTGCGAGGACGGCTGAACGCCGGACGGGGGCCCGATGCGGCAGGCCGGATGGTCGCCGTGCGTATCGCGACCGGCAGCGGCTGTCCGCACCTCGATGCCGCGGCGCGCGACGCGGTGCTGGCGAACCGCTGCGCGACGCACGCGGAAAACGGTGCGCCGTCGCCGATGCGGCCGCGCGCACCGATCACGTTCAATCTCGACGAATGA
- the pqqE gene encoding pyrroloquinoline quinone biosynthesis protein PqqE, whose translation MTPDTPRPSAPLWLLAELTYRCPLHCAFCYNPVDFATHGAELDTDTWRTVIGDARALGAAQIGFSGGEPLQRGDLETLVAHARGLGFYTNLITSGIGLNVARIERLKAAGLDHIQLSLQDSTRELNDFLTSTRTFGLKRDVARLIKAHGYPMVLNCVLHRYNLPHVGQIIEMALDLGADYLELANTQYYGWAMLNRDQLMPTVEQVREAEETVNRYRKLIGERCKILFVVPDYFERRPKACMNGWGSVFLGVAPDGTALPCHAARSLPGLALPNVRDRSLREIWYDSDAFNAFRGEDWMSEPCRTCDERHADHGGCRCQAYLLTGDPKEADPVCAKSAHHDRIEQAVQFARRRAPRDEQPLVFRSRENSLAQCGAACDG comes from the coding sequence ATGACGCCCGACACGCCCCGTCCGTCCGCGCCGCTGTGGCTGCTCGCGGAACTCACGTATCGCTGCCCGCTGCACTGCGCGTTCTGCTACAACCCGGTCGATTTCGCGACGCACGGCGCGGAACTCGACACCGACACGTGGCGCACGGTCATCGGCGATGCGCGCGCGCTCGGCGCCGCGCAAATCGGCTTCTCGGGCGGCGAGCCGCTGCAGCGCGGCGACCTCGAGACGCTCGTCGCGCATGCGCGCGGCCTTGGCTTCTATACGAACCTGATCACGTCGGGCATCGGGCTGAACGTCGCGCGCATCGAACGGCTCAAGGCCGCCGGGCTCGACCACATCCAGTTGTCGCTGCAGGATTCGACGCGCGAGCTGAACGACTTCCTGACCAGCACGCGCACGTTCGGGCTGAAGCGCGACGTGGCGCGGCTGATCAAGGCGCACGGCTACCCGATGGTGCTCAACTGCGTGCTGCATCGCTACAACCTGCCGCACGTGGGGCAGATCATCGAGATGGCGCTCGATCTTGGCGCCGATTACCTGGAACTGGCAAACACGCAGTATTACGGCTGGGCGATGCTCAATCGCGACCAACTGATGCCGACCGTCGAGCAGGTGCGCGAGGCCGAGGAAACGGTCAACCGCTATCGCAAGCTGATCGGCGAGCGCTGCAAGATCCTGTTCGTCGTGCCCGACTATTTCGAGCGCCGCCCGAAGGCCTGCATGAACGGCTGGGGCTCGGTGTTCCTCGGCGTCGCGCCGGACGGCACCGCGCTGCCGTGTCATGCCGCGCGGTCGCTGCCGGGGCTCGCGCTGCCGAACGTGCGCGACCGGTCGCTGCGGGAGATCTGGTACGACAGCGATGCGTTCAACGCGTTTCGCGGCGAAGACTGGATGAGCGAGCCGTGCCGTACGTGCGACGAGCGTCATGCGGATCATGGCGGTTGCCGGTGCCAGGCTTACCTGCTGACCGGCGACCCGAAAGAGGCCGATCCGGTGTGCGCGAAGTCCGCGCATCACGACCGGATCGAACAGGCCGTGCAGTTCGCGCGGCGTCGCGCGCCGCGCGACGAACAGCCGCTGGTATTTCGCAGCAGGGAGAATTCGCTCGCGCAATGCGGCGCGGCGTGCGACGGCTGA
- the pqqD gene encoding pyrroloquinoline quinone biosynthesis peptide chaperone PqqD: MNAIEAASGVPLRPCLRGMYRLQWEAAQDAYVLLYPEGMVKLNPSAGEILARCDGTRELDDIIGELERLFMQSDLATDVYRFLDHARLRGWLD, encoded by the coding sequence ATGAACGCGATCGAAGCCGCCAGCGGCGTGCCGCTGCGCCCCTGCCTCAGGGGCATGTACCGCCTGCAATGGGAGGCGGCCCAGGATGCGTACGTGCTCCTCTATCCGGAGGGGATGGTCAAGCTCAATCCGAGCGCGGGCGAGATTCTCGCGCGCTGCGACGGTACGCGCGAACTGGACGACATCATCGGCGAGCTCGAGCGCCTGTTCATGCAATCGGATCTCGCGACCGACGTCTACCGTTTCCTCGATCATGCGCGACTGCGCGGCTGGTTGGACTGA
- the pqqC gene encoding pyrroloquinoline-quinone synthase PqqC, whose translation MNAPIPATALHATPWTATEFEARLRALESRYHIHHPFNRRLNSGACSPAQIRGWVANRFYYQICIPLKDAAILSNCTDRDTRRRWIQRLIDHDGQGDDEGGIEAWVRLGEACGLTRAELWSLEHVLPGVRFAVDAYVNFARRAPWQEAVCSSLTEMFAPQIHLDRLAGWPSHYPWIEPAGLHYFRSRVPLAQRDVEHGLAVTLQHFTTPDAQQRALGILQFKLDILWSMLDAVEKAYPQ comes from the coding sequence ATGAACGCACCGATCCCCGCTACGGCGTTGCACGCGACGCCCTGGACCGCGACCGAATTCGAGGCGCGCCTGCGCGCGCTCGAATCGCGCTATCACATCCATCATCCGTTCAACCGGCGGCTCAACAGCGGCGCCTGTTCGCCCGCGCAGATCCGCGGCTGGGTCGCGAACCGCTTCTACTACCAGATCTGCATCCCGCTCAAGGATGCGGCGATCCTGTCGAACTGCACCGATCGCGATACGCGGCGCCGCTGGATCCAGCGGCTGATCGACCACGACGGGCAGGGCGACGACGAAGGCGGCATCGAGGCGTGGGTGCGGCTCGGCGAGGCGTGCGGCCTCACGCGTGCCGAACTGTGGTCGCTCGAACACGTGCTGCCCGGCGTGCGTTTCGCGGTGGATGCGTACGTGAATTTCGCGCGCCGCGCGCCGTGGCAGGAAGCCGTGTGCTCGTCGCTGACCGAGATGTTCGCACCGCAGATCCATCTCGACCGGCTCGCGGGCTGGCCGTCGCATTACCCGTGGATCGAGCCGGCCGGGCTGCATTACTTCCGCAGCCGCGTGCCGCTCGCGCAGCGCGACGTCGAGCATGGGCTCGCGGTCACGTTGCAGCATTTCACGACACCGGACGCCCAGCAGCGCGCGCTCGGCATTCTGCAATTCAAGCTCGACATCCTGTGGTCGATGCTCGACGCCGTCGAAAAGGCCTACCCCCAATGA
- the pqqB gene encoding pyrroloquinoline quinone biosynthesis protein PqqB translates to MKIKILGSGAGGGLPQWNCNCANCRRARGGSGHVLPRTQSSIAVSEDGVDWVLVNASPDILSQLRADPDLQPARAIRDSGIAAVVLCDAQIDHVTGLLMLRERSTPLPLYASAPVLDDLSTGLPLVPLLGHYCGVAAHTIVPGEPFAVPAAGGIRFTAIAVDSKPPPYSPRRAAAAPGDNIALSIEDVASGRRAFYAPGLASVTDDVRAAMDGADLVLVDGTFWTGTEMIDLGLSGKHAADMGHLAQCAEAGRPGMIDWLDLLPARTRKVLTHINNTNPILDPHSVEHAHLRAHGIDVAHDGMQFQV, encoded by the coding sequence ATGAAGATCAAGATACTCGGCTCGGGAGCCGGCGGCGGCCTGCCGCAATGGAACTGCAATTGCGCGAACTGCCGCCGTGCGCGCGGCGGAAGCGGTCACGTGCTGCCGCGCACGCAGTCGTCGATCGCGGTCAGCGAAGACGGCGTCGACTGGGTTCTCGTCAACGCGTCGCCCGACATTCTTTCCCAGTTGCGCGCGGATCCGGACCTGCAACCGGCGCGCGCGATCCGCGACAGCGGCATCGCCGCTGTCGTGCTGTGCGACGCGCAGATCGATCACGTGACGGGCCTGCTGATGCTGCGCGAGCGCTCGACGCCGCTGCCGCTCTACGCGAGCGCGCCGGTGCTGGACGACCTGTCGACCGGCTTGCCGCTCGTGCCGCTGCTCGGTCATTACTGCGGCGTCGCCGCGCATACGATCGTGCCCGGCGAGCCGTTCGCGGTGCCGGCGGCGGGCGGGATCCGTTTCACCGCGATCGCCGTCGACAGCAAGCCGCCGCCGTATTCGCCGCGGCGTGCGGCGGCCGCGCCCGGCGACAACATCGCGCTGTCGATCGAAGACGTCGCGAGCGGGCGGCGTGCGTTCTATGCGCCGGGGCTCGCGTCGGTCACCGACGACGTGCGCGCGGCAATGGACGGCGCCGATCTCGTGCTGGTGGACGGCACGTTCTGGACCGGGACCGAGATGATCGACCTCGGCCTGTCGGGCAAGCACGCGGCCGACATGGGGCATCTCGCGCAGTGCGCGGAAGCCGGGCGGCCCGGCATGATCGACTGGCTCGACCTGCTGCCCGCGCGAACGCGCAAGGTGCTCACGCACATCAACAACACGAACCCGATTCTCGATCCGCATTCCGTCGAACACGCGCACCTGCGCGCGCACGGCATCGACGTCGCGCACGACGGCATGCAATTCCAGGTCTGA
- the pqqA gene encoding pyrroloquinoline quinone precursor peptide PqqA: MQWTTPSYTDLRFGFEITMYIANR, translated from the coding sequence ATGCAATGGACGACACCGTCTTACACCGACCTGCGCTTCGGCTTCGAAATCACGATGTACATCGCCAACCGCTGA
- a CDS encoding sigma-54-dependent Fis family transcriptional regulator, whose product MRDDVEQAAGSRAAHPAGWPAPSIQKAHERSETFGLQVSARPDYDVLSNAALVLKREQSRVLCVHAMPVMETLHEQIVNTQSMIVLTDAEGLILHSIGDDDFLRRAEKVALRPGANWAENRQGTNAIGTALAELCPMVVHGDQHFLAANRFLTCSSVPILDPYGDAIGVLDVTGDHRSYHQHTMALAKMSVQMIENHLFTTTFQETLQVSFHGRPEFLGTLMEGIVAFTADGRFLSANRSAQFQLGMPLAALRAHTLSSLFDITSAQLIDRMRASTDRHLMLNLGNGAVVCARVHFRRATLAEGSRPTDVHDAGAPAARSNAVPAPAAGTSAGLSRLHYLDTGDAQVACVIAKVRKVIGKDIPILITGETGTGKELLAQAIHNDSPRRDAPFVAVNCASIPETLIESELFGYEEGAFTGARRKGALGKLLQANGGTLFLDEIGDMPYPLQVRLLRVLQERLVNPLGSTKTIAVDISIICATHRDLREMIAQNRFREDLYYRLNGLVVRLPPLRDRTDLAVVVQKMLQREAFAGPGRPPLSVAPDVMALFVRCTWPGNFRQLGNLLRTAAAMVDDDGEIRREHLPDDFFDDLRRTDAQAAQPAPEALAAAGAGACLADASLRADARLQDVAASAIAAALARHGGNVSAAARALGVSRNTIYRKMPAADAGRHPAGDD is encoded by the coding sequence ATGCGCGACGACGTAGAGCAGGCGGCCGGATCGCGGGCCGCGCATCCCGCTGGCTGGCCCGCACCGTCGATCCAGAAGGCCCACGAGCGCTCGGAGACGTTCGGCCTGCAGGTATCGGCACGGCCGGACTACGACGTGCTGTCGAACGCCGCGCTGGTGCTCAAGCGCGAGCAGAGCCGGGTGCTGTGCGTGCATGCGATGCCGGTGATGGAGACGCTGCACGAGCAGATCGTCAACACGCAGAGCATGATCGTGCTGACCGATGCGGAAGGCCTGATCCTGCATTCGATCGGCGACGACGATTTCCTGCGCCGCGCGGAAAAGGTCGCGCTGCGCCCGGGCGCGAACTGGGCGGAGAACCGGCAAGGCACCAACGCGATCGGCACGGCGCTGGCCGAGCTGTGCCCGATGGTCGTCCATGGCGACCAGCACTTCCTGGCCGCGAACCGCTTCCTGACCTGTTCGAGCGTGCCGATTCTCGACCCGTACGGCGACGCGATCGGCGTGCTCGACGTGACGGGCGACCACCGCAGCTATCACCAGCACACGATGGCGCTCGCGAAGATGTCGGTGCAGATGATCGAGAATCACCTGTTTACGACGACCTTCCAGGAAACGCTGCAGGTGTCGTTCCATGGCCGCCCCGAGTTCCTCGGCACGCTGATGGAGGGGATCGTCGCGTTCACCGCGGATGGGCGCTTCCTGTCGGCCAATCGCAGCGCGCAGTTCCAGCTCGGCATGCCGCTCGCCGCGCTGCGCGCGCACACGCTGTCGTCGCTGTTCGACATCACCAGTGCGCAACTGATCGACCGCATGCGCGCGAGCACCGACCGGCACCTGATGCTGAATCTCGGCAACGGCGCGGTGGTCTGCGCGCGCGTGCACTTCCGCCGCGCGACGCTCGCCGAAGGCAGCCGGCCGACCGACGTCCACGACGCGGGGGCGCCGGCCGCACGCTCGAACGCGGTGCCCGCGCCGGCGGCGGGCACGTCGGCCGGTTTGTCGCGGCTTCACTACCTCGACACCGGCGATGCGCAGGTCGCATGCGTGATCGCGAAGGTGCGCAAGGTGATCGGCAAGGACATCCCGATCCTGATCACCGGCGAGACCGGCACCGGCAAGGAACTGCTCGCGCAGGCGATCCACAACGACTCGCCGCGGCGCGACGCGCCGTTCGTCGCGGTCAACTGCGCATCGATTCCGGAAACGCTGATCGAGTCCGAGCTGTTCGGCTACGAGGAGGGCGCGTTCACCGGCGCGCGCCGCAAGGGGGCGCTCGGCAAGCTGCTGCAGGCGAACGGCGGCACGCTGTTCCTCGACGAGATCGGCGACATGCCGTATCCGCTGCAGGTGCGGCTGCTGCGCGTGCTGCAGGAGCGCCTCGTGAACCCGCTCGGGTCGACGAAGACGATCGCCGTGGATATCTCGATCATCTGCGCGACCCACCGCGATCTGCGCGAGATGATCGCGCAGAACCGCTTTCGCGAGGATCTGTACTACCGGCTGAACGGCCTCGTGGTGCGCCTGCCGCCGCTGCGGGACCGCACCGATCTCGCGGTCGTCGTGCAGAAGATGCTGCAACGCGAGGCGTTCGCAGGCCCGGGCCGGCCGCCGTTGTCCGTCGCGCCGGACGTGATGGCGCTGTTCGTGCGCTGCACGTGGCCGGGCAATTTCCGCCAGCTCGGCAACCTGTTGCGCACCGCGGCGGCGATGGTCGACGACGACGGCGAAATCCGGCGCGAGCACCTGCCGGACGATTTCTTCGACGACCTGCGGCGCACCGACGCGCAGGCCGCGCAGCCCGCGCCCGAGGCGCTCGCCGCGGCGGGCGCCGGGGCCTGCCTCGCGGACGCGTCGCTGCGCGCCGACGCGCGCCTCCAGGATGTCGCCGCGTCCGCGATCGCCGCCGCGCTCGCGCGTCATGGCGGCAACGTATCCGCCGCGGCGCGCGCGCTCGGCGTGTCGCGCAACACGATCTACCGGAAGATGCCGGCCGCCGACGCGGGGCGCCATCCGGCCGGCGACGACTGA
- a CDS encoding alpha/beta fold hydrolase translates to MTHRPIPSTPSPAPRALPDTPVSPMSAPAPVRLRLHRDAHSIAFAVAGAAHGHPVVVLHGGPGSGSHAGILRLFDLACVRVVLVDQRGAGASAPRGGTRHNNTAQLIADLEAVRKQLGVARWGVVGGSWGAALALAYAGTHPERVTGVVLRGLFLTSPREVRGLFTTSRSRAPREWRRLHAAAGGGRPDRLLSRCAQRLRHGAGAGGQRAVALAWRAYENAVLASARTRRSPVRAIRSDQTVGRLIDKYRIQAHYLQHDCWLGERRVLALARRAAQAGVPLFAAHGMRDPVCPVDNVVRLARAAPDAEIECVNAGHLASEPALARSVARAVHAMFATAPFA, encoded by the coding sequence ATGACGCATCGCCCGATTCCGTCCACGCCGTCGCCCGCGCCGCGGGCCTTGCCCGATACGCCGGTGTCGCCGATGTCGGCGCCCGCGCCCGTGCGCCTACGCCTGCACCGCGACGCGCATTCGATCGCATTCGCCGTGGCCGGCGCCGCGCACGGCCATCCGGTCGTCGTGCTGCACGGCGGGCCCGGCAGCGGCAGCCACGCCGGTATCCTGAGGCTGTTCGATCTCGCCTGCGTGCGCGTCGTGCTCGTCGACCAGCGCGGCGCGGGCGCATCCGCGCCACGCGGCGGCACGCGCCACAACAACACCGCGCAGTTGATCGCGGATCTGGAGGCGGTGCGCAAGCAGCTCGGCGTTGCACGCTGGGGCGTCGTCGGCGGATCGTGGGGCGCCGCGCTCGCACTCGCGTATGCGGGCACGCATCCGGAGCGGGTGACGGGCGTCGTGCTGCGCGGCCTGTTCCTGACGTCGCCCCGCGAAGTCCGCGGGCTCTTCACGACTTCCCGTTCGCGTGCGCCGCGCGAATGGCGACGCCTGCATGCAGCGGCCGGCGGCGGCCGGCCGGATCGCCTGCTGTCGCGCTGCGCGCAGCGGCTGCGCCACGGCGCGGGCGCGGGCGGGCAGCGCGCCGTGGCGCTCGCGTGGCGCGCGTACGAAAACGCCGTCCTCGCATCGGCACGCACGCGCCGCTCGCCCGTGCGCGCGATCCGCTCGGACCAGACCGTCGGCCGGCTGATCGACAAATACCGGATCCAGGCGCACTACCTGCAACACGATTGCTGGCTCGGCGAGCGCCGCGTGCTCGCACTCGCGCGACGGGCCGCACAAGCCGGCGTGCCGCTGTTCGCCGCGCACGGGATGCGCGATCCCGTTTGCCCGGTCGACAACGTCGTGCGGCTCGCGCGAGCCGCTCCCGACGCGGAGATCGAATGCGTGAATGCCGGGCATCTGGCAAGCGAGCCTGCGTTGGCGCGCAGCGTCGCACGCGCCGTGCATGCGATGTTCGCGACGGCGCCGTTCGCGTGA
- a CDS encoding TonB-dependent receptor, with product MIRRPKAAGRDGVTRRGRRVRCVGTTVGALALFGLPPGSVRAQQQADGAAVALSASTVVLPAVVVVGTTPLLGIGMPLSKVPANVQTVRAAEIDVQHRATLADFFAANLQSVTISDAQGNPYQTDVNYRGFTASPLLGTPQGLSVFVDGVRVNEPFGDVVNWDILPMQAIDRVQLIPGSNPVYGRNTLGGALAIATKNGRSNPGGEAEVSGGAWGRKTAGIEQGGTIGPNLDYYASANVANEGGWADHNASRVRQAFGKLRYTDADTTLSIAAGGADNTLSGTQTIPRSFLGNPKQAYTYPDRNRNGAGYLTLSGDRFFGEHVELSGNAYYRHLRNANTSSNNNTDYGSVDEDGTVDTVQGRNAQSTIVTDSYGGSVQLTLLGKLGGMENQLVAGVSADIANSSYVASSQDASFTDARAAIGIGDFVRQTRAKTRNANVGAYLSDALSLTPHWTLTLSGRYDWSNARIGDESGVQPLLDGNQVFSRFNPAVGVDWNPDAGFTAYAAYNEGMRSPTAIELACADPAAPCSLPNDFIADPALKPVISKTFEAGVRGRIGAATTWSAAAYRTTLTDDIHFISSPVSAQGYFRNVGDTRRQGVELTGRTRFGPLGVGLSYSHVDATYRSSWTEHSPANSAADANGNVTVKPGDRVPGIPAHTVKLRLDYAATRAWDVGANVTWRSDVYARGDENNADANGRIAGYVLVDLDMRYRATKRFEVFASVTNLFDKRYASFGALGQNFFNGPNHTFDGAHPVNEQFVGPGAPRGAWVGVRYAWD from the coding sequence ATGATCAGAAGACCAAAGGCAGCCGGGCGCGACGGCGTGACGCGGCGTGGCCGGCGTGTGCGATGCGTCGGCACGACCGTCGGCGCGCTGGCGCTGTTCGGCCTGCCGCCCGGCAGCGTGCGCGCGCAGCAGCAGGCGGATGGCGCCGCGGTCGCGCTGTCCGCCTCGACCGTCGTGCTGCCCGCGGTGGTCGTCGTCGGCACGACGCCGCTGCTCGGGATCGGCATGCCGCTGTCGAAGGTGCCGGCGAACGTGCAGACGGTGCGGGCGGCCGAGATCGACGTGCAGCACCGCGCGACGCTCGCCGATTTCTTCGCCGCGAACCTGCAGAGCGTGACGATCTCGGACGCGCAGGGCAACCCGTACCAGACGGACGTCAACTATCGCGGCTTCACTGCGTCGCCGCTGCTCGGCACGCCGCAGGGCTTGTCGGTGTTCGTCGACGGCGTGCGCGTGAACGAGCCGTTCGGCGATGTCGTGAACTGGGACATCCTGCCCATGCAGGCGATCGACCGCGTGCAGCTGATTCCGGGCTCCAACCCGGTGTACGGCCGCAATACGCTCGGGGGTGCGCTCGCGATCGCGACGAAGAACGGCCGCTCGAACCCGGGCGGCGAAGCGGAGGTGTCGGGCGGCGCGTGGGGCCGCAAGACCGCGGGCATCGAGCAGGGCGGGACGATCGGCCCGAACCTCGACTACTACGCGAGCGCGAACGTCGCGAACGAAGGCGGCTGGGCCGACCACAACGCGAGCCGCGTGAGGCAGGCGTTCGGCAAGCTGCGCTACACCGATGCGGACACGACGCTGTCGATCGCCGCAGGCGGCGCGGACAACACGCTGTCCGGCACCCAGACGATCCCGCGCTCGTTCCTCGGCAACCCGAAGCAGGCGTATACGTATCCGGACCGCAACCGCAACGGCGCCGGCTACCTGACGCTGTCGGGCGACCGCTTTTTCGGCGAGCACGTCGAGTTGAGCGGCAATGCGTACTACCGGCACCTGCGCAACGCCAATACGAGCAGCAACAACAATACGGACTACGGATCGGTAGACGAGGACGGGACGGTCGACACGGTGCAGGGCCGCAACGCGCAATCGACGATCGTCACCGACAGCTACGGCGGCAGCGTGCAGCTCACGCTGCTCGGCAAGCTCGGCGGGATGGAGAATCAACTGGTCGCGGGCGTGTCGGCCGATATCGCGAACTCGAGCTACGTCGCGTCGTCGCAGGACGCGTCTTTCACCGACGCGCGCGCGGCGATCGGCATCGGCGATTTCGTCCGGCAGACCCGCGCGAAGACGCGCAACGCGAATGTCGGCGCGTACCTGAGCGATGCGTTGTCGCTGACGCCGCACTGGACGCTGACGCTGTCGGGCCGCTACGACTGGTCGAACGCACGGATCGGCGACGAGAGCGGCGTGCAGCCGCTGCTCGACGGCAACCAAGTGTTCTCCCGCTTCAACCCGGCCGTCGGGGTCGACTGGAACCCGGACGCGGGTTTCACCGCGTATGCGGCCTACAACGAAGGCATGCGTTCGCCGACCGCGATCGAGCTTGCATGCGCGGATCCGGCCGCACCGTGTTCGCTGCCGAACGATTTCATCGCCGACCCGGCGCTCAAGCCCGTGATCTCGAAGACGTTCGAAGCCGGCGTGCGCGGCCGCATCGGCGCGGCGACGACCTGGAGCGCCGCCGCCTACCGCACGACGCTGACCGACGACATTCACTTCATCAGCAGCCCGGTCAGCGCGCAGGGCTATTTCCGCAACGTCGGCGACACGCGGCGGCAGGGTGTCGAGCTCACCGGCCGCACGCGGTTCGGTCCGCTCGGTGTCGGGCTGTCGTACAGCCATGTCGACGCGACCTACCGGTCGTCGTGGACCGAACACAGCCCCGCGAACTCGGCGGCCGACGCGAACGGCAACGTGACGGTCAAGCCGGGCGACCGCGTGCCCGGCATTCCGGCGCATACGGTGAAGCTGCGGCTCGACTACGCGGCGACGCGCGCGTGGGACGTCGGCGCGAACGTCACGTGGCGCAGCGACGTGTACGCGCGCGGCGACGAGAACAACGCCGACGCGAACGGCCGGATCGCGGGCTACGTGCTGGTCGATCTCGACATGCGTTACCGGGCCACGAAGCGGTTCGAGGTGTTCGCGAGCGTGACGAACCTGTTCGACAAGCGCTACGCAAGCTTCGGCGCGCTCGGCCAGAATTTCTTCAACGGGCCGAACCACACGTTCGACGGCGCCCATCCGGTGAACGAGCAGTTCGTCGGGCCGGGCGCGCCGCGCGGCGCGTGGGTCGGCGTGCGCTATGCATGGGATTGA